Proteins from one Brevibacillus humidisoli genomic window:
- a CDS encoding 3D domain-containing protein: MEIGKIWTAHKAVILSLTVGVALIASSMASYFFLILAAQPKQVTLNVDGVTQTFQTRADTVAQFLTERNITIRDIDVLTPDADTSISDSLVIQLQTSWEVPVLVGTEKKVVHTAKRDVAGVLQDAGIALGQSDRVEPSLTSKIEPDTQIVVTKVKENVVQVEQEVPFQEIRRNDGSLAKGEMRVLQKGEPGKAVMHYKVMLENGKEVSRELIKQEIIKPKSDRIVAVGTAQEKTNLAEAWTTTAMVSRGGVQFRPRSVLKGVTLTAYTPAGGGKSPSSPGYGYTAMGVKAVEGKTIAVDPKVIPLGWWVYIEGIGYRRAEDTGGAIKGSKIDVFFNNRSEALQFGRKRGKTVYIIGPQKP, encoded by the coding sequence ATGGAGATAGGCAAGATATGGACAGCGCATAAGGCGGTGATCCTCTCGCTGACTGTGGGAGTGGCCTTGATCGCGTCGTCCATGGCGAGCTACTTCTTCTTGATCCTAGCTGCCCAGCCTAAACAGGTTACGCTAAACGTGGATGGAGTCACGCAGACGTTTCAGACGCGAGCGGACACTGTCGCACAATTTCTAACAGAGCGAAACATTACCATACGAGACATAGATGTACTTACACCTGATGCTGATACGTCGATAAGCGATTCGCTAGTGATTCAGTTGCAAACAAGCTGGGAAGTGCCCGTCCTGGTAGGGACGGAAAAGAAAGTAGTACATACCGCAAAAAGAGATGTTGCCGGTGTACTACAAGACGCAGGGATCGCGTTGGGACAGTCTGACCGGGTAGAGCCGTCGCTCACCAGCAAGATTGAACCAGATACGCAGATTGTAGTTACCAAAGTCAAAGAAAATGTCGTACAAGTAGAACAAGAGGTACCATTCCAAGAAATTCGTAGAAATGACGGTTCATTGGCAAAAGGAGAAATGCGCGTTCTGCAAAAGGGCGAGCCTGGAAAAGCCGTCATGCACTACAAGGTAATGCTTGAGAATGGCAAAGAAGTTTCCCGTGAGCTGATCAAACAAGAAATTATCAAACCGAAAAGTGACCGGATTGTCGCAGTTGGCACGGCTCAGGAAAAGACCAACCTGGCTGAGGCGTGGACAACGACGGCGATGGTCTCCCGCGGCGGGGTGCAGTTCAGACCTCGCAGTGTACTAAAAGGCGTCACGTTAACTGCCTACACGCCGGCAGGTGGTGGAAAAAGCCCCAGTTCACCTGGGTATGGCTATACCGCGATGGGCGTAAAAGCAGTAGAAGGAAAAACGATTGCAGTCGATCCCAAGGTAATCCCGCTGGGCTGGTGGGTATACATTGAAGGGATTGGATACAGACGTGCCGAAGACACTGGAGGCGCGATCAAAGGCAGCAAAATTGACGTCTTTTTCAACAATCGCTCGGAAGCGCTACAATTCGGACGAAAACGAGGGAAAACGGTCTACATCATCGGTCCGCAAAAACCATAG